The region CTGACTTTGCCGGAACAGGTTTAAATGCTACAAATGTCCCTTCAGTATGGTCAGGTTTAAAAGCTAACGTAAACATTACTTTTTGTTTAGCTACAAAAAATCCTTCAGGAGTAACCTTGGCAGAGCCGGGTATTGATCGTCGTCATTACAATACAATTCCGGGGTTATCTGCTCCGGGTTCGGGATACACTTCAGGAACTATTGATGGAACAATTAAGCCTAACACTATTTGGGATCCAACCCGTTATTGCAACATGTGGGTTTGTCAATTAGGTGGAGGTTTATTGGGTTATGCAACATTTCCAATTGGTACAGGTTTAACAGGTATCACAGGAAGTGGTTCTGCTACAACTGATGGTGTTGTAATGGGGCATAACTATTTTGGTAGTATTGGTTCTGCAGCAAGTTCAGCTCCATATAACAAAGGTCGTACTACAACTCATGAAGTTGGTCACTGGTTAGGTTTACGTCACATTAACGGTGATGCTAATTGCAGCAACGATTTCTGTAATGATACGCCTACACAAGATCAGTTGCACTTTGGATGTCCAACTTTCCCATACCATACAACTCAGTGTAGCGGTAATACACCAAACGGCGAAATGTTCATGAACTTCATGGATTATACTGATGATGCTTGTATGTATATGTTTACAACAGATCAAAGAGCTCGTATGCAAACTGCTATGGCAAACGGTACTTACCGTAGCCAGTTAACTACAAGTTCAGCTACTTTATGTACTTTATCTGCAGCAACACCAACATCTAACTTTGCTTTGGCAACTTCTGGTTGTACAGGTGCAGTTATTACTCCAACTAACAACTCTAATGGTACTCCGGCACCAACTTACTTATGGTCTTCAAATCCTGCAACCGGTGTAACATTTAGTCCAAATAATACCGCTACTAATCCTGGTATTACGTTTGCAAATCCTGGTACTTATACTATTTCTTGCGTGGCTACTAACTCAGTTGGTAATAATTCAAGTAATAAGGTAATTAGTATTACAGCATGTGCAGGTATTTGTAATGACACTATCATGAATGTATCTAATACTTCAACTCTTGATTTAAGTGTAGCTGGGACTGATACAACAACTCCGGGTTGTAATCCAAAGGCAGGTTATATCTTCGGATCTAACTGTTATGATGATTTAGAAAAAGCAGAGTTTTTCCCTGTTTCAAAGTATAGTACAATTTCAACTCCAAAAATCACCAGTGCAATCGTATTGTTCTTTAAGAACGGTTCACAAGGTACAGGTGGTAATGCTTCAACTCCGGTATCATTAAAATTATACAATGGTACAATGGCAGGTGGTCCGACAGGAACAACAACTCCATTAGGTGTTTCTGCTTCAAATTTAGGTAACATTACTTCAGGTGTAACTACAACTTCTGTGAACTATTGCGGTGCTCCTGGTATTGTTTATTCTTTACCAATCATTTTACCTTATAAATTCAACTTTGCGACGGCTGTTAATGCTCCTGCAACAAATGGATTCTTTGCGTCTATTACATGTCCTACTGCAGCAGGTGACACAATCGTTGTAATGGATGATGGTGGAAACACTGCAGGTACAAACTGGGAATTATGGTCACCTAGCGGATGGTACAATATATCTCCAACCTGGGGTGGATTCAACGCTTCAATGGCTATTTTACCTATTATGACATGTTCTGCAACTTCAGTTAACGAAATGGCTTTAGAAAACAATGTTGTTTTAATGCCAAATCCAACTACAGGGTTAGTAACTGTTGCAGCTACTTTACCTAACGTTGCTGATATGAACATTACAGTTACAAATGCATTAGGTCAAATCATTTCTGAAACCAGCTTTACAAATGTTAGAAACAACGCGTTTACCGTTGATTTAACAGGTAAAGAAAATGGTGTGTACTTTATTAGCATTACAAGCGGTGGTGAGAAAGTTACCAAGCGCGTGATTTTAACGAAGTAATCACAAACTGATTCATATAAAAGCCCTTCGCAAACGCGAGGGGCTTTTTGTTTGTATATGAGTGAAGACTCCCATGATAGTGCTAAAGAAATATGATATACCTAATACTATAAAGTATTGATGAATTAAGTTTTAGCGAGGGTGTTTAACGATGTGGAAATGCAAAAGTGCTTTCTCGAGTTTAAATACCTATATGTATATATTGAATACGTAATCCTGCGTGTCAAATACAAACCAAAATAAAGCTAGTGTTGTGTTTAATTATCGTTTCTAAAGCAGATATAGAAAGAGATTAGATTAGTGTAAGTAATTACGGATTGTAACGTAAATATAAGCCATCCAGTTATATTGTTCTTGTGTAAACCTGCACCTGCAATTCCAGTAACTCATTATGTTATCTACAGGCGGTAAATAATAATTATTGGCAGCATCCTTTGGTCCGTAAACAAAACCACAAGGAGCGGTTCCTATACCTGTAGGATAAGGGTCGGCATCTGTATCACAAAAGCCATCACCCATTGTCGTGCAATTGCTTCTTAAAACCAATTCGCTGCTGGGTCCATCCTCTGAGGCTGTTGAAATTTCCGCAAAAGTATGAGGTAAGCCAAAAAAATGGCCCATTTCGTGAACGGCAGTCATACCTGTAAAGGCCGATTTACGCATAACTATAATGTCTTTTCCACCCGGCCCGTGTGCATAACCATTTGCAGCAGGCACAATCAAATTATCTACCAAATAAATATTTATGGTCTTGTCGGTATAATAATTGTAATTACCCACTATTTTGAATTCATGGTTGGGCCTATCCCATTTATTATACTCGTGTTCGGGTATGTATTTAGTGCTACAGGCTTGAAATTTCAAACAAATAGGGTCGAAGTATTTGTTAAGTATGCTAATACAGGCATTGATGTTTGCCGCCGTTACATTGGGGTTTCCGAGACTGTCTAAGAAAACATAAAATACAATTGACAAAGTTTTTTTAAGACAGGTATCGTGCGGTAATAAGGCATTGCTGGCTAAGAGTGATTGGTACTTTGTTTTTTCTGCCGCGTAATTAGGCATTAGTTCACTTCCACATTCTTTCTGAGAAAGTACTTTCATGGAAAGTAAGCAGCAAATTACCAACAAATAAAAATTAAACCTCATTACGTTTTAGTATAAATACAATATTTTTTTATATTTGTATATACATCAAATCTAATTAATTTTTTGAATGATTAAAAGAGGGCTCAAATTATTTTTCGTTTTCCTGATGTCCTTTTTCTTTTCAAACGGATTTTCTCAGATTGCTTGTACACCAACCTCGGGTTGTGTGCCTTTGGTAGGGGTAAGCTTTACCGGTGCGCCTGGTGCTTCAAGCATATTGTGGAGTTTTGGTGATGCCACTTCCTCCAATATTAATAATCCAACACACACTTATGCTACTGCCGGTAACTTTACTGTAACTTATAATGCCATTGTTTCAGGAAATCCTGTTACATATACTTTATTGGTAAAAGTATTCGGTAAACCTACACCCAATTTTTCTTTTACAATACCGGCCAGTCATTGTGCTCCTATGACAGTTCCGTTTACCGATTTATCTGTTGGTAGTGGTACAACGCCTATTACAAGTTGGCAATGGGCATTTGGAGATGGTGGGATAGGAAATACACAAAACCCCAGTTATGTTTATACTATTCCGGGTAGTTTTAGTGTAACATTAATTGCAAAAGATGCCAATGGTTGCGACTCTGCAATGACAAAAGGAATAATTAAAGTATCTGCGCAACCTACTGTGGTGATAAATAGTAACCCGCTATCGCTTAATTCATGTACAGTTCCGTTTACCGCCACATTTAGCGGTTCAAATTGTGTAAGTGGCGCTCCGGGTGGCGGACCACTAACCTATAATTGGGGATTTGGTAATGGACAAACATCCACCTTAATGAATCCATCCGCTATTACGTATACTACCAATGGTGCTTATACAGTTTCTTTGACAGCAACTGATAATAACAGCTGTGCGAAGACCGTTAGTACAACGGTTAATCTTTTACAACCGAAGGTAAAAGTTAAAATTCCGGATACGATTTGTTATGGATATAAAGTTATAATTAAGGATACCTCTATTGCCAATTATACTACATGGAATTGGGGAGATGCTACGCCGAATAATACTAATGTGCCGAATGATACCATCATGCACGGTTTTTATACGCCGGGAAATCAAACCATAACTGTTTCGGCCTATATAGGTAGCTGTGTCTCTACTCAAACATTTGCTGTTTATGTACAAAAAGTTGTTGCAAGTTATACGGCAACCCCTCCTTCGTTTAGTTGTAATAGTCCGTTTCAGATTAATTTAAACAATACATCCACGTGGGGAAGTACCTTTATTTGGTCCATTCCTACCAATGGAACTCCACCTACTTTTACCGCGAGTGGTGCCTCCTTTACCTATTCCATTACCCAAGGAAGTAATAATCCATATACTATTTATGATACAATAGCACCTCCTGTTACATTAATTGCCATTTCAAATTTCGGATGCAGAGACACAGTAACAAATGCTTTCGATTCGTTAATGAAAATTACCTCGTATTTCTATACAGACAAAAAAGAAGGTTGTGTGCCTTTAACGGTAAAATTCACGGATAGTAGTTTTTCCTCAGCACCTATTAATTTTTATCAATGGAATTTCGGTGATGGTTCACCGAATGTAGCAAGTCCAACTGCTACTTCAGTTGTGCATACCTACACCGCTGTTGGAACATATACCGTCATTCACATTATACAAAATGTTCCGGGTTGCAGGGATACCTCATTTCAATACACTATTAAAGTTGTTAATCCTCCTAATCCTAGTTTTACATTCACGCCATCAGTCGTCTGTTGGAATCAACCTGTGCAAATTATTAATACAACCAATCCGGCCGATTCGGTAAATCATTGGCACATTACAAGTGATGCGGGTTATTTCTCGGGCTGTATAACCGATCCGAATCCTTCTTGGACATTTAATCATACGGGTGTGTTTGGATTTACTATGACAGCTTACACAAACGGTTGTAAGGCCGATGTGGTTTCCAGTTCTTCAGTTACAGTTAGAGGTCCGATTGCACGTGGACGTTATTATACGAGGTGCGATTCCTCTTATAAGGTAAAGTTCTCCGCTAATTTAATGGATACACAATACGCCACATGGGATTATGGTGATGGATCTCCGACTCAAACGTTAACTGGTGTTGGCTCGTTTACAACTGCGCATACATATACCGCATCAGGAAACTATACTGCAATATTAACAGGGTACAATGCAAGTACAGGATGTTCGCTTTTCAGAGATACTTTAATTGTAACAGTCAGAAAAATTAAAGCGCAGTTTTCCAATCAGGCAATCGCCTGTAAATCGGTAAGTACGGTTTATGATGCTTCAATGTCGCAAGATGTTATGAAAGGATGTGGTATCGGCTACAACTGGTTTTTTGGCACTTATCCACCTGTAGTAACACCAAATGATTCTGTGTTTTATGCTTTGCCTGCCGGTGTGCATAATGTCATGTTGGTTGTGCGAGATACCAATAATTGCGCTGATACAGCTCGTGGTGTTATTAAAATAAGTAGCGTTACTGCTAACTTTAGTATTTCATCCGGAACCGTTGGTTGCTTACCGTTATACGTTATGACCACCACTAATACATCCACATCTGATACAACCATAACTTTTACGTGGAATTTCGGTGATCCCGGCTCTGGCTCAAATAATACGTCAACTTCAGTTAATGGCACGCATAATTACACTGCCGCTACCGCACCTTCGCAGAATTTTACAGTTACCTTGTTAGCCAACAATGCAAATGGCTGTAAGGATACAATTAGAAAAGTAGTAACTGTTAACGCGCCAAATCCGTTTGTATTACCTACAGCTTCAAATTCAATTTGTGTAAATAGTAGCATTACGTTAAATGTAAATAATGCAGGTGGTGCCGTGAGTTATGTTTGGAATTTTAATGACAGTTCTCCTACACAAACTTTATCTACTTCTTCTGTGGTTCATACGTTTACAAATGCAGGAGCCTATACAGTTTCTTTAACTACAACGGATGCTTTTGGATGTAAGGGCAACACTACTTTCCCGGTATATGTGCAGAATTATCCTGTTCCCGGTTTCTTCTATACCAATCAATGTAATGCAACAAGTACGGTTGCCTGTTCAGGATGCGCTATTGTATTTCAGGATACATCTATTAATCCTGTACCTGGTCCTCGTAATTGGAATTTATCCAGCGGAGGTCCGGTTGTAGGTACTGCTACTGTAGGTAACACGTATACCTCACCCGGTAATTATCCGATAACATTAACTGTGACGAGTTCGTTTGGTTGTCCGGCTACAGTGTCACAAACAATAACTGTATTGGGAGCAGATGCTGATTTCTCCATAGATAAAAATACAGTTTGTAAAGGGGAAGCTATTCAATTTACGATTAAGGATACCAATAATGTTTATACATGGAGTTGGGATTTTGGTGATGGAACAAATGGAGGTCCGGTTTCGCCTACATCACATTCTTATACTTTCCATCCACCGGGAGGAACTACCAATGCTTCGTTAACTTACTGGACAAGTGATTCGGCTTGCAGATATTCGGTTGTATTGCCTATTAATATCAGAAACATTATTGCTGATTTTGATAGGAATGGCGAAAGCATTAAAGCGGATACTATTCACTGTTTAGGAATTCAGGATGTATTTACAAGTACTTCTACCAATGCTACGAGTTGGTATTGGAATTTTGGTGATGGAAACACCAGTACTTCCGTGAACCCAAATCATACTTATTCTTCAGTTGGAACTTATACAGTTTTATTAGCGATTTCCGATACACAATATGGTTGTAAGGATACTATCCGTAAACCTATACAAATTGTACCTCCACCAAGTGCTACCGTAACAGGACAGGATACCTGTGCAGGGAAACCATCTCAATTGGGTGTAATTGGTCAGCCCGGTTATACATACGTTTGGCATCCGGGTAAAAACTTAAATGATTCTACAATAACGAATCCTGTAGGAACATTTAGTAATACAACTACATTTACGGTGATGGTAACTGATCCTAACGGTTGTACAACCGCGGTAACGCATCAGGTATATATTCAACAACCACCGCCATCTGTAAATTGGGATACCAGCGTGGTAATAGGTCAACAAGTTAATGTACCGGGCTATGCCGGAACCGGCTTCACCTATTTCTGGACGCCGGGCACAGATCTGAATTGTACCACGTGTCCGATTCCTGTATCAAGTACAACTGTGGATATTGTTTATACTGTTCTAATCGCAGATAGCATGGGATGTTTTACTGTGACTAATACATTCTCCATACACATTGATCCATTATCCAGTGTAGATGTTCCAACAGCCTTTACACCGAATGGTGATGGGGTGAATGATGTGATTTATGTGGATGGTTGGGGAATCCGTAAATTGAATTACTTCCGGATTTATAATCGTTGGGGACAATTATTATTTGAGTCTAACGACATTAAAATCGGATGGGACGGTTATTATAATGGCGCACCACAAAACATGGAAACATATGTTTATCAGGTATCAGTAGAAACATATGTGGATAAAGAACCTATCTTTAAAACAGGGACCTTTAAATTAATACGCTAGTCTAGGGTTTTAATTTAAAATCGCGCGCGAGAAGCGAGTAAACTGCTGAGTCGAGAAATTTCCCGTTGAAATAAAAGTTTTCCTTGAAATAAGCTTCCTGTTTAAAATTGTTCCTCTGTAAGATGCCAATCGATGCGTCGTTCGCAGGATTAACAATCGCTTCTATAGAGTGAAGTTTTAATGAGTTAAATCCGTAATCCAAAACTGCGTTGAGTGCTTCATTCATCAATCCTTTGCCTTGTAAATCGGGATGTAGTGCATAACCAACTTCAGCTCTGTAATGTGGCTTTTTGAAATTCCATAAGCAAATGGTTCCTTGAAGTTTTGAGTTTTCCGGTGTACAAATCGCCCATGTGACTGCGTTATTTTCTTTTTCGAGATTGTTAATCAGGTGTATGAAATCTTCCGCCTCTTTAATTGTTTTAGCGCGCTCTCTGTCAATATAACGCATCACGCGTTCATCGCTACGCATGAATTGCATTTCAGGTCCGTCGCTTAATTTCACATTGCGTAAGATTAAACGGGAAGTTTTAAGAGTGGGGAAGGGTGTGAAATTTACTTCTATCATACTTATTTGGTGGCTTTGATGAATTCTTTGGAAATTTCATTTCCGTTTTCATCGTGATGAATTATTAATGTATTTCCGAATTTATCATTAATAGTTAGTTTTCCTTTCCAACGAGTAGAGATTCTTTCACCTTCTAAAAACACACTGCCATCGCGGTGATAGGCCATGTAAGAGCCATTCATGCTCCCATTAACGAACATAATTTTGTTTTTGATATTACTATTGTTGTAGTAGAAAATCCACTCGCCCACTTTTCGATTGTCTTTATATCTTCCGGATTCGATATTTTGATCGCCTTTATATCCTTTGGTGGGTTGGTTCATTCCTCTCGTTATCCATTTCCCCTGCTTCCAATTATTTATATCAATTAGATTTAGGGTGTCTTTTCCTGCCGGCCCTCCTAGTTCGTAGGATTGTGCTTGCGAAAAACAATTCAATAGCATGAGCGTAAAAACCGCCGACAAAAATGATTTCATGATTTTTATTTACAAGTTAAGAAGGAAAAAAGACAATGTCAAGTTTAAAACATGGCCAATACATAACCTAATACCGCTCCGCCCAACACCACAAACGCAGAGTTTACTTTTTTGATACCAAAACAAACTATAATACTTAACACTGCAATTACAATCGTGCGCCAGTCACTAATACTTTCTTTGGCCATGCCAAAACATACAAAAACAATGAGTGCAACAGAAGCGACATTCACGGCATCTAAAAAAACAGCTAATTGTTTACTCTTTCTCATTTTCGGTACTAGCGGATTTAATAACCACACCAATAAAAAGGAGGGGAGGAAAATACCGATTGTGCTTACAATGGCCCCGCTTAATCCGTTGATTTGATACCCGATAAATGTGACAGCCGAAAAAACCGGACCCGGCGTAAATTGTCCCACTGCCACTGCGTCCATTAATTGCTGTTTGGTTAATAAACCTTGCTTCACTAATTCTTCATCCAAGAACGCGAATAATACATAGCCGCTTCCGTATAAGATGGAACCAATTTTTAAAAAGCTCAGAAATAATTTGAGGTTTGTGCCGCTAAACCAAACATTCGTTTGTAAAAGTAAAAGAGGTGCAACGCCATTGATGTTTTCGGTTTTCTTAAAGCGGTGCAGTAAAAGTGCCGCGGCTCCGCTGCAAAAGAGCACCAGTATTTCGTTAAATCCTAAGAAACAAAATAGTAGAGCAAACAATCCAATTACAATGAGCTGAACATTTTTGAGTGAAGCTTTGGCCATTGGGTACACGGCTGATAAGATAACCGCAATGATGGCAGGTTTTATTCCGTAAATAAATTGTTGTACCGCTGGGAGCACACCGTAAGTTTTATATAACCAGGCAAAAAATCCGGTGATAATAACTGCCGGAACAATAAAACAAAGGCCTGCTAAAAGCAATCCTTTTAATCCGCCGCGCTCATGACCAATATGAATGGCCATTTCAGTACTATTAGGTCCGGGAATTAAATTGGTAGCACCGAGTAAATCAAGGAAATGCTGATCACTCATCCATTTCTTTTTTTGTACCACTTCATCGCGCATCATGGCAATGTGAGCTGCGGGTCCACCAAAAGCCGTTACACCTAATTTTAAAAAAAGTGTTGCTATTTCTTTTAATGCTGTGTTTTGCATTTTATTTCTCAGGCTTTGGAACGCTCATGATTAAATAAAGGGCAACCATCAAGGTCATTAAGGCGGTTGTCAAGAATGCTTCAAAACCACCAAAATTATACCATACAATACCGGTAATAGAACTCGCCA is a window of Bacteroidota bacterium DNA encoding:
- a CDS encoding T9SS type A sorting domain-containing protein, whose product is MKKNLQLAAMAFVLGCATLTAQTGRVAGVKTPLQTQSINSHSHSHSEGERSPSGHIRCATPQPSAEWDAWFNQKVEEFKAQNANKTQMPNYTIPVVVHVIHSGTSVGSGANISAAQVQDQINILNADFAGTGLNATNVPSVWSGLKANVNITFCLATKNPSGVTLAEPGIDRRHYNTIPGLSAPGSGYTSGTIDGTIKPNTIWDPTRYCNMWVCQLGGGLLGYATFPIGTGLTGITGSGSATTDGVVMGHNYFGSIGSAASSAPYNKGRTTTHEVGHWLGLRHINGDANCSNDFCNDTPTQDQLHFGCPTFPYHTTQCSGNTPNGEMFMNFMDYTDDACMYMFTTDQRARMQTAMANGTYRSQLTTSSATLCTLSAATPTSNFALATSGCTGAVITPTNNSNGTPAPTYLWSSNPATGVTFSPNNTATNPGITFANPGTYTISCVATNSVGNNSSNKVISITACAGICNDTIMNVSNTSTLDLSVAGTDTTTPGCNPKAGYIFGSNCYDDLEKAEFFPVSKYSTISTPKITSAIVLFFKNGSQGTGGNASTPVSLKLYNGTMAGGPTGTTTPLGVSASNLGNITSGVTTTSVNYCGAPGIVYSLPIILPYKFNFATAVNAPATNGFFASITCPTAAGDTIVVMDDGGNTAGTNWELWSPSGWYNISPTWGGFNASMAILPIMTCSATSVNEMALENNVVLMPNPTTGLVTVAATLPNVADMNITVTNALGQIISETSFTNVRNNAFTVDLTGKENGVYFISITSGGEKVTKRVILTK
- a CDS encoding PKD domain-containing protein, whose translation is MSFFFSNGFSQIACTPTSGCVPLVGVSFTGAPGASSILWSFGDATSSNINNPTHTYATAGNFTVTYNAIVSGNPVTYTLLVKVFGKPTPNFSFTIPASHCAPMTVPFTDLSVGSGTTPITSWQWAFGDGGIGNTQNPSYVYTIPGSFSVTLIAKDANGCDSAMTKGIIKVSAQPTVVINSNPLSLNSCTVPFTATFSGSNCVSGAPGGGPLTYNWGFGNGQTSTLMNPSAITYTTNGAYTVSLTATDNNSCAKTVSTTVNLLQPKVKVKIPDTICYGYKVIIKDTSIANYTTWNWGDATPNNTNVPNDTIMHGFYTPGNQTITVSAYIGSCVSTQTFAVYVQKVVASYTATPPSFSCNSPFQINLNNTSTWGSTFIWSIPTNGTPPTFTASGASFTYSITQGSNNPYTIYDTIAPPVTLIAISNFGCRDTVTNAFDSLMKITSYFYTDKKEGCVPLTVKFTDSSFSSAPINFYQWNFGDGSPNVASPTATSVVHTYTAVGTYTVIHIIQNVPGCRDTSFQYTIKVVNPPNPSFTFTPSVVCWNQPVQIINTTNPADSVNHWHITSDAGYFSGCITDPNPSWTFNHTGVFGFTMTAYTNGCKADVVSSSSVTVRGPIARGRYYTRCDSSYKVKFSANLMDTQYATWDYGDGSPTQTLTGVGSFTTAHTYTASGNYTAILTGYNASTGCSLFRDTLIVTVRKIKAQFSNQAIACKSVSTVYDASMSQDVMKGCGIGYNWFFGTYPPVVTPNDSVFYALPAGVHNVMLVVRDTNNCADTARGVIKISSVTANFSISSGTVGCLPLYVMTTTNTSTSDTTITFTWNFGDPGSGSNNTSTSVNGTHNYTAATAPSQNFTVTLLANNANGCKDTIRKVVTVNAPNPFVLPTASNSICVNSSITLNVNNAGGAVSYVWNFNDSSPTQTLSTSSVVHTFTNAGAYTVSLTTTDAFGCKGNTTFPVYVQNYPVPGFFYTNQCNATSTVACSGCAIVFQDTSINPVPGPRNWNLSSGGPVVGTATVGNTYTSPGNYPITLTVTSSFGCPATVSQTITVLGADADFSIDKNTVCKGEAIQFTIKDTNNVYTWSWDFGDGTNGGPVSPTSHSYTFHPPGGTTNASLTYWTSDSACRYSVVLPINIRNIIADFDRNGESIKADTIHCLGIQDVFTSTSTNATSWYWNFGDGNTSTSVNPNHTYSSVGTYTVLLAISDTQYGCKDTIRKPIQIVPPPSATVTGQDTCAGKPSQLGVIGQPGYTYVWHPGKNLNDSTITNPVGTFSNTTTFTVMVTDPNGCTTAVTHQVYIQQPPPSVNWDTSVVIGQQVNVPGYAGTGFTYFWTPGTDLNCTTCPIPVSSTTVDIVYTVLIADSMGCFTVTNTFSIHIDPLSSVDVPTAFTPNGDGVNDVIYVDGWGIRKLNYFRIYNRWGQLLFESNDIKIGWDGYYNGAPQNMETYVYQVSVETYVDKEPIFKTGTFKLIR
- a CDS encoding GNAT family N-acetyltransferase encodes the protein MIEVNFTPFPTLKTSRLILRNVKLSDGPEMQFMRSDERVMRYIDRERAKTIKEAEDFIHLINNLEKENNAVTWAICTPENSKLQGTICLWNFKKPHYRAEVGYALHPDLQGKGLMNEALNAVLDYGFNSLKLHSIEAIVNPANDASIGILQRNNFKQEAYFKENFYFNGKFLDSAVYSLLARDFKLKP
- the chrA gene encoding chromate efflux transporter; translation: MQNTALKEIATLFLKLGVTAFGGPAAHIAMMRDEVVQKKKWMSDQHFLDLLGATNLIPGPNSTEMAIHIGHERGGLKGLLLAGLCFIVPAVIITGFFAWLYKTYGVLPAVQQFIYGIKPAIIAVILSAVYPMAKASLKNVQLIVIGLFALLFCFLGFNEILVLFCSGAAALLLHRFKKTENINGVAPLLLLQTNVWFSGTNLKLFLSFLKIGSILYGSGYVLFAFLDEELVKQGLLTKQQLMDAVAVGQFTPGPVFSAVTFIGYQINGLSGAIVSTIGIFLPSFLLVWLLNPLVPKMRKSKQLAVFLDAVNVASVALIVFVCFGMAKESISDWRTIVIAVLSIIVCFGIKKVNSAFVVLGGAVLGYVLAMF